The following nucleotide sequence is from Methanolinea sp..
GATAATAACTGTCGACCCGGAGAGCCGACTCCAGCTCGCTCCAATGTGCTGATACCCACCCTTCATAGGCTGAATGGTGAGCCTGGCCGAATAGCATCGAGGTGTGGAACGGGCAGCCCAGGTCTTCAATATAGTGGAGACTCTTGCCGATATCGACGTATGCCCCATCCACATTGTACTGGTTCATCTTTGTCCGCCCCTGGACCTCGAAATACTCACAGGAATCTGGTCCGTAGTTGTCGAATCCCGGGATACCGGGCTCATCAAGCACCCACGAATGGCGGTTCAGGAAAAGCCCAGGAAGAGGAGGCTGGTTTCTGTTTTTATCTGCCCAGCCACTATAACCCACCTTTCGCACGTGGCCCCACGATTTCTGGAAATAAAATACTTAGAGTTATATCTTAGCACAGCAATACATATTCTGTGGAGCCTGTATCTCAATTCACGGCGAAGAATTTCAGTTCTAAGCAGATTGCCCATCTAGGTCTTGTGGCCGGCATGATCGATGAACTCGGGATATCAGCAGAAATCGATGACGCCCTGCCCAAGACACGGAACCATATCCTCCCCCATTCAGCGATTGTCAAGGCCATGCTCCTGAACGGTCTCGGCTTCAATGAACGCCGGCTCTATTTCTTCTCGCGATTTTTCACCAACCTCTCGACAGAACAATTATTCGGCCCTGGTGTTACCCCGGACCACCTGAACGACGATGTTCTCCTCCGGACACTCGACCGTATCTACGAGTATGGAAGCACCGACCTGTTCAATGATATCGTAGTGGCAGTCATGGAAAAACTCTCGTTTGGCACCCACCTCCTCCATGCTGACACGACCAGTTTCAGTGTTCACGGTGACTATGACACCGAGGACGATGACGACTTCAGGACCATCAAGATCACCTACGGTCACAATAAAGATCACCGCTGGGACCTCAAGCAGTTCGTCCTTGCGATGGTAACCAACCAGCACGGCATCCCGCTGTTCACTCAGCCGTACTCCGGCAATGAGTCAGACAAGAAGATCCTCCTTGAGACCATTCGTAAGGTACAGCAGAACCTGAATCTCGAAGACAAGGCCTACTATATCGCCGACAGTGCGTTCTATACCGCTCCCAACCTGCAGACACTCGGCCAGCATACCTTCTGGATCAGTCATCCCCCTGCTACCGTCGATGAAGCCAAGTCGCTGCTGTTTGCCGATATTCCCATGGTCCCCGGGAAGGAGGAAGGATACTCGTTTCATGAGCGTCTCGTTACCTACGCCGGAATTGACCAGAAATGGATCGTGGTACATTCCGAGAAGAGGCGGATGGCAGGTGAGAAGAACTATGTGAGGAACCTGGCCAAGCGGCTGGATAAAGCGCGTAAATCATGGAAGAAGCTCTGTGCCAAGGAATTTGCCTGTGAGCCCGATGCACGCATGGCTGCACGGTTGTGGTTTGATGCGTACCCTTACCTGTCCGCTGATAGTGTCCAAGTATTCTCAAAGACGAAAAAGAAGAACGGAAGAAAAGGGCGCCCGGCCAAGGATGAGGCTGTTGAGATAGTTTACTTCGTCGATTCGCCGCTTGAGATCGTTCCGGATGTTATCGAGCAGGAGAAAGCACGTCTCGGACGGTTCATCCTGGCAACAAATGATCTTGACCTGGATCCGGACACTATCCTGAAATATTATAAGGGGCAGCAATCTGTTGAGCGGGGGTTCCGGTTTCTGAAGGATAAGAGTTTCCGGGTTGCCGAAGTTTTCCTGAAGAAAGAGACCAGGATTGAGGCGCTTTCCATGGTTATGGTGCTCTGCCTATTCGTCTATGCAGTAGCCGAGTGGCATATCCGGTCTCAACTCAAAAAGACAGGGAAAACGGTGAAAAACCAGCTGAAAAAACCAATCCAGAACCCTACCATGAAATGGATCTTTACCCTGTTCATGAGACCGGCGGAAGTCACAGTCACCCTGAACTCGCAGATACAGCGGTTTATTGTGAATCTGGACGAGGAGGTGATTCAAATTCTTGATGTCATGGGGCCAGCGTTCGGAAAATATTATTTTGTGAGGTCGACCTGCGAAATGTAGGCTATAATCACCGAGTGTGGTGGTGTGTTCATCGGTTACGAAGTTGTGACAATCGGCGGCGATGGTTGACATCTGCCAATGTCCATTGGCACCGTACCATAGTATGGCAGGAGTACTATCCTCGGCCTGAACGAGGAATTCACCAATCTGTTGCAGGACCTTTGTCTGTTCCTCCTTGGAGAGGACCGATATTCCATCGTAGCTTCTTTTTTATCCCGATCATACTGGAGCCTGGTAATTCCAGTCTTTAAAAACGCCAAGTTCCGGAACGGCAGGGACAGAAAAGCTTGCAGGGAGATGCTCCCCCGCAAGAACAAATTCGTACTCGAATGTATAGGCCGGTCGGAGCAACCCTGACTCCAGGGTATCCCTCCCATAGTATTCAAACGCCAACTAATTCAGAGATGCGTATAGAGGGGATATAGCGGGGATGTCTGTTTTAGAGAATCCGATGTGACATTAAATGTAACAGGGGGTATATAATTGAACCAATTATCCTGGAGAAGCAGTGAATCTTTGTCAATATTGTCGAATGTGATGTCTTGCTGAAGGCTTCCTGTTGATCCATATACAAGCATCCGAACGGGGAGATATGTATTTCTGTCGATCGCAAGAATAATTGAGCAATTTTGCATCCCCGCGTAATATTCGGAATGGAATTCGATTCCATATGTTTTACCATTCTCTTCAACTGTTGAGTTCCTAACCAGAGTATCGATGTTCTTATTCAATAACTCTGATATAACTGCCACAACATCGTAACCATTCATTGGTTTGCTAAGAAAATCCGTATAAGAATAATATGCCTCATTTTTTACAGGAAGAATATGCCAGTTCATAGTTCCGTTTGTTATAAACACATCGGTAATGTTTCCCTTCAA
It contains:
- a CDS encoding IS1634 family transposase, with translation MEPVSQFTAKNFSSKQIAHLGLVAGMIDELGISAEIDDALPKTRNHILPHSAIVKAMLLNGLGFNERRLYFFSRFFTNLSTEQLFGPGVTPDHLNDDVLLRTLDRIYEYGSTDLFNDIVVAVMEKLSFGTHLLHADTTSFSVHGDYDTEDDDDFRTIKITYGHNKDHRWDLKQFVLAMVTNQHGIPLFTQPYSGNESDKKILLETIRKVQQNLNLEDKAYYIADSAFYTAPNLQTLGQHTFWISHPPATVDEAKSLLFADIPMVPGKEEGYSFHERLVTYAGIDQKWIVVHSEKRRMAGEKNYVRNLAKRLDKARKSWKKLCAKEFACEPDARMAARLWFDAYPYLSADSVQVFSKTKKKNGRKGRPAKDEAVEIVYFVDSPLEIVPDVIEQEKARLGRFILATNDLDLDPDTILKYYKGQQSVERGFRFLKDKSFRVAEVFLKKETRIEALSMVMVLCLFVYAVAEWHIRSQLKKTGKTVKNQLKKPIQNPTMKWIFTLFMRPAEVTVTLNSQIQRFIVNLDEEVIQILDVMGPAFGKYYFVRSTCEM